In Desulfobaccales bacterium, a genomic segment contains:
- a CDS encoding tetratricopeptide repeat protein produces MPRGRLMWLVFLLIVILAAPAQGADDPLEEAYALNQQVVEFYQAGRYQEALPLAQRSLKIWEKALGPEHPDTATCLNNLAMLFDDMGAYEQALPLYQRALKIREKTLGPEHPGTAVSLNNLAVLHEEQGAYEQALPLYQRSLKIREKALGPEHPDTAVGLINLAGLYREMGLYQKALPLYQRTNKIWEKALGPEHPNTATSLNNLAMLYHFMGTYEQALPLYQRALKIREKALGPEHPDTAGCLNNLATLYKDMGAYEPALPLHARALKIKEKALGPEHPGTTQSLNNLGSLHLARKDYQSAETCFRKGKSPIGLVYLLLAQAHSEEALKLLQDLPPPSWRASPDYRVQYYTQHGMALAGLGRSREASLALHRAVQEVEGLRRRAFGEKSGFFQAGPVGGYIQAYRGLVSVLGEMALKQEALPPALKEYGPSAGAAAFYFAESTKSRMLLETLAAAARRETRIEIPPELRQQEESLLNRLAALEAQWEKAFKGGELAIKVVQEKKARLTGELQALIKKLRQNYPLYAALHYPEPVPAQDLPLKENEVLLEYALGETAGYVMVVRRGGVKKVVRIPLGREKLEGKVKNFMEPFINLQPEGFSLPQAKHLYDLLLAGVMPEIKATDRVIIVPDGILGLLPFEALVLKQGQGLSDSVFVGDKYPLTYYQSAAVLALKRRLKEEPASRLLFALGNPVFCDQDERCLASPPGAKPAAGETGRLAKAAFTALATSQEWGKTTRGSDKGKELVYPPLQETEGEVRAIAGLLGVKPSPPDVLLNLQANETFLKKSPLQDYRYLHFATHADLPGKVQGIKEPFILLGQVGNQAGDNGFFTLSKVLGLKLKAQMVVLSACVTGRGKVMEGEGVANFARAFQHAGAQSVVVSLWEVASDAAVEYMTLFYGHLKDGKSRLEAMQLARRAIKAKYPQPFFWAVFILHGEG; encoded by the coding sequence ATGCCACGGGGCCGGCTGATGTGGTTGGTGTTTTTGCTGATAGTAATCCTGGCCGCCCCGGCGCAGGGCGCGGACGACCCTCTGGAGGAGGCCTACGCCTTAAACCAGCAAGTGGTAGAGTTCTATCAGGCCGGCCGCTACCAGGAGGCCCTGCCTCTGGCCCAGCGGTCCCTCAAGATCTGGGAAAAGGCCTTAGGCCCGGAACACCCTGACACCGCCACCTGCCTCAACAACCTGGCAATGCTGTTCGATGACATGGGCGCCTATGAGCAAGCCCTGCCCCTGTACCAGCGGGCCCTGAAGATCAGGGAGAAAACCTTAGGCCCGGAGCACCCCGGCACCGCCGTCAGCCTCAACAACCTGGCCGTGCTGCATGAGGAGCAGGGCGCCTATGAGCAGGCCCTGCCCCTGTACCAGCGGTCCCTCAAGATCAGGGAGAAGGCCCTGGGCCCGGAGCACCCTGACACCGCCGTCGGCCTCATCAACCTGGCCGGGTTATATCGCGAGATGGGCTTATATCAGAAGGCGCTACCCCTGTACCAGAGGACCAACAAGATATGGGAAAAGGCCCTGGGTCCGGAACACCCCAACACCGCCACCAGCCTCAACAACCTGGCGATGCTGTATCATTTCATGGGGACCTATGAGCAGGCCCTGCCCCTGTACCAGCGGGCCCTGAAGATCAGGGAAAAAGCTTTAGGCCCGGAGCATCCCGACACCGCCGGCTGCCTCAACAATCTGGCCACGCTGTATAAGGACATGGGCGCGTATGAGCCGGCCCTGCCTCTGCACGCGCGAGCTCTCAAAATCAAGGAAAAGGCCCTGGGCCCGGAGCACCCCGGAACCACCCAAAGCCTCAACAACCTGGGAAGTCTGCATCTGGCCCGGAAAGACTATCAGTCCGCCGAGACCTGTTTCCGCAAAGGTAAATCCCCAATTGGTCTGGTCTATCTCCTCCTGGCCCAGGCACACTCGGAGGAAGCCCTGAAGCTGCTCCAGGACCTGCCCCCCCCTTCCTGGCGGGCCAGCCCCGATTACCGGGTGCAATACTATACCCAGCACGGCATGGCCCTGGCGGGGTTGGGGCGCTCACGAGAGGCGTCTCTGGCATTGCATCGGGCGGTGCAAGAGGTAGAGGGGTTGCGCCGCCGAGCGTTCGGGGAGAAGTCCGGCTTCTTCCAGGCCGGTCCGGTTGGAGGATATATCCAGGCCTACCGGGGGCTGGTAAGCGTCCTGGGAGAGATGGCCCTGAAACAGGAGGCTCTGCCCCCGGCCTTGAAGGAATATGGCCCCTCCGCCGGCGCGGCGGCCTTCTACTTCGCCGAGTCCACCAAGAGCCGGATGCTCCTGGAAACCCTGGCCGCGGCGGCCCGGCGAGAAACCCGGATAGAAATTCCGCCCGAACTACGTCAGCAGGAAGAGAGCCTCCTGAACCGGCTGGCTGCGCTTGAGGCCCAGTGGGAGAAGGCCTTCAAGGGCGGGGAGTTGGCCATTAAAGTGGTGCAGGAAAAAAAGGCCCGCCTCACCGGCGAACTTCAGGCCCTGATTAAGAAATTACGCCAGAACTATCCCCTTTATGCCGCGCTCCACTACCCTGAGCCGGTGCCCGCCCAGGACCTACCCCTGAAAGAGAACGAAGTCCTCCTGGAGTATGCCCTGGGGGAGACGGCCGGCTACGTCATGGTGGTGCGCCGGGGCGGAGTCAAAAAGGTGGTGAGGATTCCCCTGGGCCGGGAGAAGCTGGAAGGGAAGGTCAAGAACTTCATGGAGCCCTTTATCAACCTCCAGCCTGAAGGCTTCTCCCTGCCTCAGGCCAAGCACCTCTATGACCTGCTCCTGGCCGGGGTGATGCCGGAAATCAAAGCGACGGACCGGGTAATTATTGTCCCGGACGGCATTTTGGGGCTGCTGCCCTTCGAGGCCCTGGTTCTAAAGCAGGGGCAGGGCCTATCGGACAGCGTTTTCGTAGGGGATAAATATCCCCTGACCTACTACCAGTCCGCCGCGGTCCTGGCCCTGAAGCGGCGCCTGAAGGAAGAGCCGGCCAGCCGCCTCCTCTTCGCCCTAGGGAACCCGGTGTTCTGCGACCAAGACGAACGCTGCCTGGCTTCCCCGCCCGGGGCGAAACCCGCCGCCGGGGAGACGGGAAGGCTGGCGAAGGCGGCCTTCACCGCCCTGGCCACCAGTCAGGAGTGGGGCAAGACCACCCGGGGCAGTGACAAAGGGAAGGAACTGGTTTACCCGCCTCTCCAGGAAACGGAAGGAGAGGTCCGGGCCATTGCCGGGCTCCTGGGGGTTAAGCCCTCTCCCCCCGATGTCCTCCTAAACCTCCAAGCCAACGAGACCTTTTTGAAAAAATCTCCTTTGCAGGACTACCGTTACCTCCACTTCGCCACCCACGCCGACCTCCCCGGCAAGGTCCAGGGGATAAAGGAGCCCTTCATTCTCCTGGGCCAGGTGGGCAACCAGGCCGGGGACAACGGCTTTTTTACCCTGAGCAAGGTGTTGGGCCTGAAGCTCAAGGCCCAGATGGTGGTCCTATCCGCCTGCGTCACCGGCCGGGGGAAGGTCATGGAAGGGGAAGGGGTGGCCAACTTCGCCCGGGCCTTCCAACACGCCGGGGCCCAGAGCGTGGTGGTGAGCCTCTGGGAAGTGGCTTCCGACGCGGCAGTGGAGTACATGACCCTGTTTTACGGGCACCTGAAAGACGGCAAATCCCGTCTGGAGGCTATGCAGCTGGCCCGCCGGGCCATCAAGGCCAAATACCCTCAACCCTTTTTCTGGGCGGTCTTCATCCTCCACGGCGAAGGGTGA